A genomic window from Salvia splendens isolate huo1 chromosome 11, SspV2, whole genome shotgun sequence includes:
- the LOC121754501 gene encoding uncharacterized protein LOC121754501 yields MKKKEDAKLDQDLPSASQGRQDFEDLTFGDDEEDDVGNTTIKSKKPRTKGALDVYYDRVPAKGVQVQKLSKGKQQTINDVQGKELRDRACTKLAKWFYEAGIPFNVAKHESFKIAIESVGQYGPGMKPPSYHELRVPLLKKEVESVSALVKEHRDDWTTYGCSIISDGWRDSVSHKEIINFLVNSPKGSIFIKSVDVSDIVKDANALVAMFEEMIDYVGEKNVIQIVMDNASNYKKAGMTLQVRIPSLFWSPCAAHCIDLMLEDIGKIPLINGVIKKSIALTGYIYSKMGVLNMMRRYTNKRELLRPAVTRFATSFITLRSIHNQRQNLRKMFTSDEWTTSQWYKEASGKQATTTVLNDAYWRHIVHALKLGSPQVLRMVDAERKPQLLPFSILALIFQGAYSTLSLISVVRIHF; encoded by the coding sequence atgaagaaaaaagaggatgctaaactggatcaagatcttcCGTCAGCATCACAAGGTAGGCAGGATTTTGAAGATTTAACCTTTGGAGATGACGAAGAGGATGATGTTGGTAATACAACAATTAAATCGAAGAAGCCGAGGACGAAAGGTGCTTTGGATGTATATTACGACCGCGTTCCAGCAAAAGGAGTCCAAGTACAAAAATTGAGCAAGGGAAAACAACAGACGATAAATGATGTTCAGGGAAAAGAGTTACGTGACAGGGCTTGCACTAAATTGGCTAAATGGTTTTATGAAGCCGGAATACCATTTAATGTTGCTAAGCACGAAAGCTTTAAGATTGCCATTGAATCTGTTGGACAATATGGTCCCGGTATGAAGCCACCGAGTTATCATGAACTGAGAGTGCCTTTGCTGAAGAAAGAAGTTGAGAGTGTGAGTGCTCTCGTAAAAGAGCATAGAGATGATTGGACAACTTATGGATGTTCAATTATATCTGATGGGTGGCGTGATTCTGTTTCTCATAAAGAAATTATCAACTTCTTAGTGAATTCGCCAAAAGGTTCAATTTTCATCAAGTCTGTCGATGTGTCTGACATTGTAAAAGATGCAAACGCTCTGGTAGCAATGTTCGAAGAGATGATTGATTATGTTGGAGAGAAGAATGTGATCCAAATCGTGATGGATAATGCCTCCAATTACAAGAAAGCTGGAATGACGCTGCAAGTAAGGATACCCTCACTGTTTTGGTCTCCATGTGCAGCACATTGCATCGATTTGATGCTTGAAGATATTGGTAAAATACCGCTTATCAATGGTGTGATCAAAAAGTCAATAGCTTTGACCGGTTATATTTACAGTAAGATGGGCGTGTTGAACATGATGAGAAGATATACGAATAAGAGAGAGTTACTTAGGCCGGCAGTCACTAGATTTGCTACTTCCTTCATCACTTTGAGGTCCATCCATAACCAGCGGCAGAATCTCAGAAAAATGTTCACCAGTGATGAATGGACTACTAGTCAGTGGTACAAAGAGGCATCCGGAAAACAGGCAACTACTACTGTGTTGAATGATGCTTATTGGAGACATATTGTCCATGCACTCAAATTGGGTTCTCCTCAAGTGTTGAGAATGGTTGATGCTGAGCGCAAGCCACAATTGTTACCTTTTTCTATCCTCGCCCTTATCTTTCAAGGGGCTTACTCCACTCTATCTTTAATATCAGTGGTTCGAATCCACTTCTAA